The following proteins are co-located in the Fimbriiglobus ruber genome:
- the glmS gene encoding glutamine--fructose-6-phosphate transaminase (isomerizing) — protein sequence MCGIIGFSGRREAAPILIDGLKRLEYRGYDSSGLVTGTGGSLHLRKKAGRIAELAKEVAARPAPGTFGISHTRWATHGGATDRNAHPHFDTAGDIAVVHNGVIENHHTLRNQLQADGVEFRSETDTEVLAHLISHYYEGDLLAAVKHALALVKGTYGCAVVCRHDPGVIVGARLGSPLVIGIGPDGHYLASDANALAGYATQVVYLNDRQIFQLDQDSWVIRNQDLDTVDAPLQDIEHFLGGGDAELNGFPHYMLKEIYEQPETLANAMRGRLDDSDSTAHFGGLNLTSQQLRQIDRVIMTACGTSYHAGMVGEYLFEELARIPVEVEYASELRYRNPPIDRSTVMFAITQSGETADTLAALRESKRMGHTTLAICNTVGSSIAREADGGVYLHAGPEIGVASTKAFTSQSCVLTMLALYLGRTRHLSSVQGQAIIDNLRQLPEKVRQTLGCHERVKGIAAKYAHVRNVLYLGRQYLYPAALEGALKLKEISYIHAEGYPAAEMKHGPIALVDADTPSVFLVPRGSVFDKVMSNMQEIKARGGPVIAVCSPDDEEVASIADDIIPIPDVPEYLQPIIAAIPLQLLAYEIALLRGCDVDKPRNLAKSVTVE from the coding sequence ATGTGTGGGATCATTGGCTTCTCGGGCCGGCGCGAAGCCGCGCCGATTCTCATCGACGGGCTCAAGCGGCTGGAATACCGCGGGTACGATAGCTCCGGCTTGGTGACCGGCACCGGCGGGTCGTTGCACTTGCGGAAGAAGGCCGGGCGGATCGCGGAACTGGCCAAGGAAGTCGCCGCCCGCCCCGCCCCGGGAACCTTCGGCATCAGCCACACCCGCTGGGCCACCCACGGCGGCGCGACCGACCGGAACGCCCACCCGCACTTCGACACCGCCGGCGACATCGCGGTCGTCCACAACGGCGTGATCGAGAACCACCACACGCTCCGCAACCAACTCCAGGCGGACGGGGTTGAGTTCCGGTCCGAGACGGACACCGAAGTCCTGGCCCATCTAATCTCCCACTATTACGAAGGCGACCTACTGGCTGCCGTGAAGCACGCGCTGGCACTGGTGAAAGGAACATACGGGTGTGCCGTCGTTTGCCGACACGATCCTGGCGTGATCGTCGGGGCCCGTCTCGGCAGCCCGCTCGTCATCGGCATCGGCCCGGACGGCCACTACCTCGCGTCCGACGCCAACGCTCTGGCCGGTTACGCCACCCAGGTCGTCTACCTGAACGACCGGCAGATCTTCCAGCTTGACCAGGATAGCTGGGTGATTCGCAACCAGGATCTCGACACCGTCGACGCGCCGCTTCAGGACATCGAGCATTTCCTGGGCGGTGGCGACGCCGAGCTGAACGGCTTCCCGCACTACATGCTGAAGGAGATTTACGAGCAGCCCGAAACGCTCGCGAACGCGATGCGCGGACGGCTCGACGACTCGGACAGCACGGCCCACTTCGGCGGCCTGAACCTGACCTCGCAACAGCTCCGCCAGATCGACCGCGTCATCATGACGGCGTGCGGGACGAGCTACCACGCCGGCATGGTCGGCGAATACCTGTTCGAGGAACTCGCCCGTATCCCCGTCGAGGTCGAGTACGCGAGCGAACTGCGATATCGCAACCCGCCGATCGACCGGAGCACGGTCATGTTCGCGATCACGCAGTCCGGCGAAACGGCAGACACGCTGGCTGCCCTCCGCGAATCGAAGCGGATGGGCCACACGACGCTGGCGATCTGCAACACCGTGGGCAGCAGCATCGCGCGGGAGGCGGACGGCGGCGTTTACCTGCACGCCGGCCCGGAAATTGGCGTCGCGAGTACGAAGGCGTTCACGTCGCAGTCGTGCGTCCTCACCATGCTCGCCCTCTACCTGGGCCGGACCCGGCACCTGTCGAGCGTTCAGGGCCAGGCCATCATCGACAACCTCCGCCAACTCCCGGAGAAGGTCCGCCAGACGCTCGGCTGCCACGAGCGGGTGAAGGGGATCGCGGCCAAGTACGCCCACGTTCGCAACGTGCTCTACCTCGGTCGCCAGTACCTTTACCCAGCTGCCCTCGAAGGGGCGTTGAAGCTCAAGGAAATCAGCTACATCCACGCCGAGGGCTACCCGGCCGCCGAGATGAAGCACGGCCCGATCGCGCTGGTGGACGCGGACACGCCGAGCGTCTTCCTGGTCCCGCGCGGGAGCGTGTTCGACAAGGTGATGAGCAACATGCAGGAGATCAAGGCCCGCGGCGGACCGGTGATTGCCGTGTGTAGCCCCGACGACGAGGAAGTCGCCTCGATCGCCGACGACATCATCCCGATCCCGGACGTGCCCGAGTACCTGCAACCGATCATCGCTGCGATCCCACTTCAACTGCTCGCCTACGAAATCGCGCTGCTCCGCGGGTGCGACGTGGATAAGCCGCGGAACCTGGCCAAGAGCGTGACGGTGGAGTGA
- a CDS encoding GNAT family N-acetyltransferase — translation MSAEPELYYFCKPTEIQPTGLPVEFLTAQEFLADESSCQALWSFVATQFRTRSKFLTIWQGVKYLAVHRTGDGTVDGLLLVTTPVNWQIDYVVVHPDSRGQGIAAALVKTTINQAYLHKAPYVMLTSKESLRPLYESCGFEVVRGGGCRV, via the coding sequence ATGTCCGCGGAGCCGGAGCTTTATTACTTTTGCAAGCCGACCGAGATCCAACCCACGGGCTTGCCGGTCGAGTTCCTGACCGCCCAGGAATTTCTCGCGGACGAATCGTCGTGCCAGGCGCTGTGGAGTTTCGTGGCCACTCAGTTCCGCACGCGGAGTAAGTTCCTGACCATCTGGCAGGGTGTGAAATATCTCGCCGTCCACCGAACCGGCGACGGCACGGTGGACGGTTTGCTCCTCGTCACCACGCCGGTCAACTGGCAGATCGATTACGTCGTCGTGCATCCGGACAGCCGGGGCCAGGGGATCGCGGCCGCGCTGGTGAAAACGACGATCAATCAGGCGTACTTGCACAAAGCTCCCTACGTCATGTTGACGAGCAAAGAATCGCTGCGGCCGCTATACGAGTCGTGCGGGTTCGAGGTGGTGCGCGGGGGCGGTTGTCGGGTCTGA
- a CDS encoding sigma-54 interaction domain-containing protein produces the protein MTFARRILLVGTDHRFSQMVQTHLHKTFLLTAPVIRAEDIPGVVTRETDGVLLFLAADPQDADRIETTIRELRLQSTPAKLAVLESEDFATGRRLEHIVQHLDGRFLWPAQLRDLNSWARKAITPGVGFVDPSTESVSERLRRRLLAHTPSLAHMIDQLDIAASHDVTVLIEGETGTGKTHLARLIHECSARAPHRFLVLACGTLSGNLIASEFFGHVKGAFTGADSNKVGKFAAAGQGTILLDEIDTLGLEHQANLLRVIETGEYEPVGGNETQVCQARIIAATNWNLLEAVDRGTFRRDLYYRLHVITFHLPPLRARPQDVGPLVRGMIARYGTRFGKKIYAVHPDAMRALEEFAWPGNIRQLENVIQQSVLTCTGDSLTLSHLPPMIHTRADGRPVEAATGVPSSLAQNRETTERAVIIRALEKVGFSRTRAAQVLGVSRVTLYKKMKKYGLLSKPNGLAPGTLDYVANRLKD, from the coding sequence ATGACGTTCGCTCGCCGCATCTTACTGGTCGGCACGGATCACCGTTTCAGCCAGATGGTCCAAACCCATCTGCACAAGACGTTCCTGCTCACCGCCCCCGTCATCCGCGCCGAAGACATTCCCGGCGTTGTCACCCGCGAGACCGACGGGGTGCTGTTATTCCTGGCCGCGGACCCACAGGACGCGGACCGGATCGAAACCACGATCCGCGAACTCCGGCTCCAGTCGACGCCCGCGAAACTCGCCGTTCTGGAGAGCGAGGATTTCGCGACGGGCCGGCGGCTCGAACACATTGTCCAGCACTTGGACGGGCGATTCCTGTGGCCGGCCCAATTGCGGGATTTGAACTCCTGGGCGCGGAAGGCGATCACACCCGGCGTCGGGTTCGTGGACCCGAGTACGGAATCCGTTTCGGAACGGCTCCGGCGGCGGTTGCTGGCCCACACGCCGTCGCTCGCCCACATGATCGATCAGCTCGACATCGCCGCGTCACACGACGTGACGGTACTCATCGAGGGCGAAACCGGGACCGGGAAAACGCACCTCGCCCGGCTCATCCACGAGTGTTCCGCCCGGGCGCCGCACCGGTTTCTCGTCCTGGCTTGCGGCACCCTGTCCGGCAATCTGATCGCCAGCGAGTTCTTCGGTCACGTCAAAGGCGCATTCACCGGCGCGGACTCGAACAAGGTCGGGAAGTTCGCCGCGGCGGGGCAGGGGACCATCCTGCTCGACGAGATCGACACCCTCGGCCTCGAACACCAGGCGAATTTGCTCCGCGTGATCGAGACCGGCGAGTACGAACCGGTGGGCGGGAACGAGACGCAAGTCTGTCAGGCGCGGATCATCGCGGCGACGAACTGGAACTTGCTCGAAGCCGTCGACCGCGGGACGTTCCGCCGCGACCTGTACTACCGGCTTCACGTCATTACGTTCCACCTGCCGCCCCTTCGGGCCAGGCCGCAAGACGTCGGCCCGCTGGTCCGCGGGATGATCGCCCGCTACGGAACCCGATTCGGGAAGAAGATTTACGCCGTTCACCCGGACGCGATGCGGGCCCTCGAAGAATTCGCGTGGCCCGGAAACATCCGACAACTGGAAAACGTGATCCAGCAATCGGTGTTGACCTGCACGGGGGATTCCCTCACATTATCCCACCTGCCGCCCATGATTCACACCCGGGCGGACGGCCGCCCGGTGGAAGCGGCGACCGGGGTGCCGAGTTCGCTGGCCCAGAATCGCGAAACGACCGAACGGGCGGTCATCATCCGGGCGCTGGAGAAAGTCGGGTTCAGCCGTACCCGTGCGGCCCAGGTACTCGGGGTGAGCCGGGTGACTCTGTACAAGAAGATGAAGAAATACGGCCTACTGTCGAAGCCAAACGGCTTGGCACCGGGTACGCTCGATTACGTCGCGAATCGCCTCAAGGATTAA
- a CDS encoding FemAB family XrtA/PEP-CTERM system-associated protein translates to MIRSMSPTASPSIAVSVHTTGRLADRLPALTEFALADRPAPLGLHPAWLTVLREGLGHRVYALEATVAGQTCGYLPLAYVSSVLFGRFLVSLPYLNSNGVLAASPEVQSLLISRAVELADELNVKYLELRQEFASDHPALNATLTSKVHMRLALPQSTEKLWKGYDAKVRNQVRKGEKHDLTVSWGVEDQLDPFYDVLSRNMRDLGTPVYGRKLFRAILRTFPKHAELCVVRSGTQPVAAALLLHGEGTTEVPTASSLREFNPTCANMLMYRHLVDRAVERGQTVFDFGRSTADGPTFKFKKQWGAEPQPATWQYYVRRGVMDEMRPDNPRYQRIIRLWQRLPVRLTRFIGPPIVRGIP, encoded by the coding sequence ATGATACGGTCTATGTCGCCTACCGCGTCTCCGAGTATTGCCGTTTCGGTCCACACGACCGGGCGGTTGGCCGACCGGCTCCCCGCTTTGACCGAGTTCGCCCTGGCGGACCGGCCGGCCCCACTCGGGTTACACCCGGCCTGGCTGACGGTTCTGCGCGAGGGCTTGGGCCACCGCGTTTACGCACTCGAAGCGACCGTCGCCGGTCAGACGTGTGGGTATCTCCCACTCGCTTACGTCAGCAGTGTGCTCTTCGGCCGGTTCCTGGTGAGCCTGCCGTATCTCAACAGCAACGGCGTCTTGGCCGCGTCCCCCGAAGTCCAGTCCCTTCTGATTTCGCGGGCCGTTGAGTTGGCTGACGAACTGAACGTCAAATATCTGGAACTCCGGCAGGAATTCGCGTCCGACCACCCTGCCCTCAACGCGACCCTGACCAGCAAAGTTCACATGCGCCTGGCCCTCCCGCAATCCACGGAGAAATTGTGGAAGGGCTACGACGCGAAGGTGCGTAATCAAGTCCGCAAGGGCGAGAAGCACGACCTGACCGTGTCGTGGGGCGTCGAAGATCAGCTCGACCCGTTTTACGACGTGTTGAGCCGAAACATGCGCGACCTGGGCACCCCGGTCTACGGCCGCAAGTTATTCCGCGCGATCCTGCGGACGTTCCCGAAGCACGCTGAACTTTGTGTGGTGCGGTCCGGCACCCAACCCGTTGCGGCCGCCCTCTTGCTGCACGGCGAGGGAACGACCGAGGTGCCGACCGCGTCGTCCCTCCGGGAGTTTAACCCGACCTGTGCGAACATGCTGATGTACCGCCATCTCGTCGATCGGGCGGTCGAGCGCGGGCAAACGGTCTTCGATTTCGGGCGGTCGACGGCCGACGGGCCGACATTCAAATTCAAGAAGCAGTGGGGCGCCGAACCACAACCGGCGACCTGGCAATATTACGTCCGCCGCGGGGTAATGGACGAAATGCGGCCGGATAACCCGCGGTATCAACGCATTATTCGCCTGTGGCAACGGCTCCCGGTCCGGCTCACGCGGTTCATCGGGCCGCCTATCGTGCGCGGAATTCCGTGA
- a CDS encoding NAD-dependent epimerase/dehydratase family protein: protein MRCVVTGAAGFIGSHLCEELLRRGHIVVGIDAFVPNYPPEFKARNQAVVLAHPHYHFHALDLRSDLLESAVADADVVFHLAAVSGSAKSWSAFDDYLSCNVSGTHRLLEAVRVSASRLKRFVYASASSVYGTLAVGGEAAPAQPVSPYGVSKLAAEQLCRAHADEFALPVVILRYFNVYGPRQRPDMAYHSIIEALLQDRPVRVFGDGRQVRGSTFVGDCVAATVAAAEAPVGEVYNVGGGEAVSLLDAIRKLESISGRRAEIVFEPARPGDQRHAHAESTKFRNHVGWVPLVRLDDGLERQWHSQAAPGTDGGNRSVTGPSTRTTSAKLIAAR from the coding sequence ATGCGTTGCGTCGTCACCGGGGCGGCCGGTTTTATCGGGTCGCATTTGTGCGAGGAGTTGCTCCGCCGGGGCCACATCGTTGTCGGCATCGACGCGTTCGTGCCCAACTACCCGCCCGAGTTCAAAGCCCGGAATCAGGCGGTCGTACTCGCCCACCCCCATTACCACTTCCACGCCCTCGATCTGCGGTCCGATCTCCTGGAGTCGGCGGTCGCGGACGCGGACGTCGTTTTCCACCTCGCCGCGGTGTCCGGCAGCGCGAAGAGCTGGTCCGCGTTCGACGATTATCTCTCGTGCAACGTCTCGGGTACACACCGGTTGCTCGAAGCGGTCCGGGTTTCTGCCAGCCGGTTGAAGCGGTTCGTCTACGCCTCCGCCTCGTCCGTTTACGGGACGCTGGCGGTCGGCGGCGAAGCGGCCCCCGCCCAGCCGGTGTCACCATACGGGGTCAGCAAACTGGCGGCCGAGCAGTTGTGCCGCGCGCACGCGGACGAATTCGCCTTGCCCGTGGTCATTCTCCGCTATTTCAACGTTTACGGCCCTCGCCAGCGACCCGACATGGCCTACCACAGCATAATCGAGGCTCTACTCCAGGACCGCCCGGTTCGTGTCTTCGGGGACGGCCGACAGGTCCGCGGGAGTACGTTCGTGGGCGATTGTGTGGCCGCGACGGTCGCGGCCGCGGAGGCCCCGGTCGGCGAGGTGTATAACGTAGGCGGTGGGGAAGCGGTTTCGCTCCTGGACGCGATTCGGAAGCTAGAATCGATCAGCGGGCGCCGCGCCGAGATCGTCTTCGAGCCGGCCCGCCCCGGCGACCAACGGCACGCCCACGCCGAATCTACAAAGTTTCGGAACCACGTGGGCTGGGTGCCACTCGTCCGACTGGACGACGGGTTGGAGCGCCAGTGGCACTCGCAGGCGGCACCGGGAACGGACGGCGGGAACCGGTCGGTTACTGGCCCCAGTACCCGGACGACCTCCGCGAAGTTAATAGCCGCGCGTTAG
- a CDS encoding glycosyltransferase has protein sequence MNTLAEQPPRRITASQYLSAAPVAVRPAVAPVVFDTRVVTGSGGGPDKTILNSPRFLSQVGYKMICGYLHPPGDPGYQDIVKKADRYGAPLVSIPDRGPWDWRVITELIAVCRREKVAIWHGHDYKTNALGLLLKQFWPMRLVTTVHGWVHHTSRTPLYYRLDQICLPKYEKVICVSEDLFEACMACGVPASACVLLENAIDTDDYRRRRATAAAKAALGFPTDGMLIGAVGRLAPEKAFDLLIRAIHDLNGRGVNVRLVVVGEGDDRPRLEALARDLGVSDRVILAGWQSDVRTYFEAMDVFALSSLREGLPNVLLEAMALEVPVVASRIAGIPRLIQDGRNGFLVDAGDLPALTRSLYGLLTNPDLRDLFRQAARRTIDSRYSFPVRMQRLKRIYDELLTSGG, from the coding sequence ATGAACACGTTGGCGGAACAGCCCCCGCGCCGAATAACGGCCTCTCAGTATCTATCGGCGGCGCCCGTCGCCGTTCGCCCCGCCGTCGCGCCGGTGGTGTTCGATACCCGGGTCGTCACGGGTTCCGGCGGCGGGCCGGACAAGACGATCCTGAACTCGCCGCGGTTTCTGAGCCAGGTCGGGTACAAGATGATCTGCGGGTATCTCCACCCGCCGGGCGACCCGGGCTACCAGGACATCGTCAAAAAGGCCGACCGCTACGGCGCGCCGCTCGTCTCGATCCCGGACCGCGGTCCCTGGGATTGGCGGGTCATCACCGAACTGATTGCCGTCTGCCGCCGGGAAAAAGTCGCGATCTGGCACGGCCACGATTACAAAACGAACGCCCTCGGTCTGTTACTCAAGCAGTTCTGGCCGATGCGTCTCGTGACCACCGTCCACGGGTGGGTTCACCACACGAGCCGGACCCCGCTCTACTACCGGCTCGACCAGATTTGCCTGCCGAAGTACGAGAAGGTGATCTGCGTTTCCGAAGACCTGTTCGAAGCGTGCATGGCCTGTGGCGTGCCAGCCTCGGCCTGCGTGTTGCTGGAAAACGCGATCGATACGGACGACTACCGCCGCCGGCGGGCGACGGCCGCGGCCAAGGCCGCCCTCGGGTTTCCGACCGACGGGATGCTCATTGGTGCGGTCGGGCGTCTGGCCCCCGAAAAAGCCTTCGACCTGCTGATCCGTGCGATCCACGACCTGAACGGGCGCGGGGTGAACGTCCGCCTCGTCGTCGTGGGCGAAGGGGACGACCGGCCGCGTTTGGAGGCCCTGGCGCGCGACCTGGGCGTGAGCGACCGGGTGATCCTGGCCGGGTGGCAGTCGGACGTGCGGACGTATTTCGAGGCGATGGACGTGTTCGCCCTCAGCAGCCTCCGCGAAGGGCTGCCCAACGTTCTCCTCGAAGCGATGGCGCTCGAAGTACCAGTCGTGGCCTCCCGAATCGCCGGTATCCCACGGCTGATTCAAGACGGGCGCAACGGCTTCCTGGTCGACGCGGGCGACCTGCCGGCGCTCACGCGGTCGCTTTACGGCCTGCTGACCAACCCGGACCTTCGTGACCTGTTCCGGCAGGCGGCCCGTCGGACGATCGATTCCCGGTACAGTTTTCCGGTGCGGATGCAGCGTCTCAAGCGAATTTATGACGAACTGCTGACCTCCGGGGGATAA
- a CDS encoding TIGR03087 family PEP-CTERM/XrtA system glycosyltransferase has protein sequence MSLGDVAHVPTTDRVLYITHRVPFPPDKGDRIRNYHVLRQLAARVPVRLLALADEPVPAETRGVLGEMCERVAIVPVGRFAKLARAGLSVLGGGSLTEGAFRVPAADRILREWVGEVAFRAAVVSTSGLAPYLRRSGLDRVPGFVDLVDVDSQKWFDYAAATNGPKRRLYRFEGRRVRALERGLPRWTSGVGLVSAAEAAVYESFAGSGTALVATNGVDLDYFRPTPDVPEVPACAFVGAMDYLPNVDAAAWFVANVWPLIRAHHPAAEFWIIGRKPVPAVQRLSAVPGVVVVGQVPDVRPHVAKAAVCVTPMRLSRGLQNKVLEALAMSKAVVAAPPALAALRTEVGTHLLSATTPDEWASVVGRLFDSPDRRRELGAAGRQFVEEHHHWDRCLRPLLDRVCGGRESSKVDAKILESAACG, from the coding sequence ATGTCGCTCGGTGACGTAGCCCACGTTCCAACTACCGACCGCGTGTTGTACATCACGCACCGCGTTCCGTTCCCCCCGGACAAGGGGGACCGGATTCGGAATTACCACGTGCTCCGGCAGTTAGCCGCGCGGGTGCCCGTCCGCCTGCTGGCGCTGGCGGACGAGCCGGTTCCCGCCGAGACGCGGGGCGTTTTGGGCGAGATGTGCGAGCGGGTCGCGATCGTGCCGGTCGGGCGATTCGCCAAGCTCGCCCGCGCCGGGCTTTCGGTTTTGGGCGGCGGCAGTCTGACCGAAGGAGCGTTCCGCGTTCCGGCCGCGGACCGCATTCTCCGCGAGTGGGTCGGCGAGGTGGCGTTTCGGGCCGCGGTCGTTTCCACCTCGGGTCTCGCGCCGTACCTCCGCCGGTCCGGTCTCGACCGCGTGCCCGGCTTCGTCGACCTCGTTGACGTCGACAGCCAGAAATGGTTCGATTACGCGGCCGCGACGAACGGGCCGAAACGCCGGCTCTATCGATTCGAGGGGCGGCGGGTTCGGGCTCTGGAGCGCGGTCTGCCGCGGTGGACGAGCGGCGTCGGGCTGGTAAGCGCGGCTGAGGCGGCAGTGTACGAATCGTTCGCCGGTTCGGGGACTGCCCTGGTGGCCACGAACGGCGTCGATCTCGATTACTTCCGCCCGACACCCGACGTGCCGGAGGTGCCCGCGTGTGCGTTCGTCGGGGCGATGGATTACCTCCCGAACGTGGACGCGGCGGCGTGGTTTGTGGCCAACGTTTGGCCGCTGATTCGAGCCCACCACCCGGCCGCCGAGTTTTGGATCATCGGGCGGAAGCCGGTGCCGGCGGTTCAACGGTTGTCCGCGGTACCCGGGGTCGTGGTCGTGGGCCAGGTGCCGGACGTTCGCCCGCACGTGGCCAAGGCGGCCGTTTGCGTTACGCCGATGCGGCTATCGCGCGGACTTCAAAACAAGGTACTTGAAGCCCTGGCGATGAGCAAGGCGGTAGTCGCCGCTCCGCCCGCGCTGGCAGCCCTCCGGACCGAGGTTGGCACACACCTGCTCTCGGCCACGACCCCGGACGAGTGGGCATCGGTCGTGGGCCGCTTGTTCGACTCGCCCGACCGCCGCCGGGAACTCGGGGCGGCCGGCCGGCAGTTCGTCGAAGAACACCACCACTGGGACCGGTGTCTGCGACCCCTGTTAGACCGTGTGTGTGGCGGCCGCGAATCGTCGAAAGTCGACGCAAAGATCCTCGAATCCGCGGCCTGCGGGTGA
- a CDS encoding sugar transferase, which produces MTAHNQTSWPEIDWLSPDVKVDLTPSDGWYVAMKPSIDFLMAALITIPALPVIAACWLLVRLTSSGPGFYVQVRSGLRGRPYKIIKLRTMSHNAELTSGILWSQKGDCRVTKVGNFLRTTHLDELPQLFNVLRGEMSLVGPRPERPEVIRAKGLGQHVPGYDYRLSVRPGVTGLAQIQLPADSDLKSVRHKVVYDLYYITKQNVWLDLRLLAATVVKAAGGGPVWLRRLFFLPSRNQVALVFRNRLTPPPPPVPDSSAGLQPV; this is translated from the coding sequence ATGACCGCCCATAATCAGACATCCTGGCCGGAAATCGACTGGCTATCGCCCGACGTCAAAGTCGACCTGACCCCGTCCGACGGGTGGTACGTCGCGATGAAGCCGTCGATCGATTTCTTGATGGCCGCGTTGATCACGATACCGGCCCTCCCCGTAATCGCCGCGTGCTGGCTGCTGGTCCGTCTCACCTCCTCCGGTCCCGGGTTTTACGTTCAGGTTCGGTCCGGGCTGCGGGGGAGGCCGTACAAAATCATCAAACTTCGGACGATGAGCCACAACGCGGAACTGACGTCCGGGATTCTCTGGTCTCAAAAAGGCGATTGCCGGGTGACGAAGGTCGGGAATTTTCTCCGCACCACGCACCTGGACGAACTCCCGCAGTTGTTCAACGTCCTTCGGGGTGAGATGAGCCTCGTCGGACCGCGGCCCGAGCGGCCCGAAGTCATTCGTGCCAAAGGTTTGGGGCAACACGTTCCCGGGTACGATTACCGGCTGAGCGTGAGGCCCGGCGTGACGGGCCTGGCTCAGATCCAGCTCCCGGCCGATAGCGACCTGAAGAGTGTCCGGCACAAAGTCGTATACGATCTCTATTACATCACCAAGCAGAACGTGTGGCTGGACTTGCGATTACTTGCCGCCACGGTTGTGAAAGCCGCCGGCGGTGGTCCCGTATGGCTCCGGCGGTTATTCTTCCTACCATCCCGCAATCAAGTCGCGCTTGTCTTCCGCAACAGGTTGACCCCCCCGCCGCCGCCGGTTCCGGACAGCTCGGCGGGCCTTCAGCCCGTGTAA
- a CDS encoding exosortase-associated EpsI family protein, which translates to MGRVWPVAVVVVVFAAVGVYSLKPQAGKAEAAVSIQTRLDQIPLAVGPWTGTPVVVPEKQLRIAEAQAHLSRSYLRSDNRASVGVLVLYGEPGPLGAHTPEVCYEGAGFRGLGSPYKYSPANDPSEFWTTRFETGGYPPAVVQVMWGWSTDGVVWKAAESPRLDFAGHARIFKLYLSRDVQPGAAVERDKDPTGGFLALFAKELQTAVSSPGHPPPAGSSEK; encoded by the coding sequence ATGGGCCGGGTCTGGCCGGTGGCAGTGGTGGTCGTCGTTTTTGCGGCCGTCGGGGTTTATTCCCTGAAGCCGCAGGCCGGAAAGGCCGAAGCCGCCGTATCGATTCAGACCCGGTTGGATCAGATCCCGCTCGCGGTCGGGCCGTGGACCGGCACTCCAGTAGTTGTGCCGGAGAAGCAACTTCGCATTGCCGAGGCGCAGGCCCATTTGAGCCGGTCGTACCTCCGGTCCGACAACCGCGCGTCGGTCGGCGTCCTCGTGCTGTACGGAGAGCCCGGGCCGCTCGGCGCACACACGCCCGAAGTGTGTTACGAAGGGGCCGGGTTCCGCGGACTGGGATCGCCGTATAAGTACTCTCCCGCCAACGATCCTTCCGAATTCTGGACGACGCGGTTCGAGACGGGGGGGTACCCGCCGGCGGTCGTCCAGGTGATGTGGGGGTGGAGTACGGACGGCGTCGTCTGGAAGGCGGCCGAAAGCCCGCGACTCGATTTCGCCGGCCACGCCCGCATTTTCAAGCTCTATCTCTCCCGCGACGTGCAGCCCGGAGCCGCGGTCGAGCGCGACAAAGATCCGACGGGCGGATTCTTAGCCCTGTTCGCGAAAGAACTGCAGACCGCCGTGAGTTCACCGGGGCACCCGCCGCCGGCCGGTTCTTCGGAGAAGTAG